One genomic segment of Thioclava sp. GXIMD2076 includes these proteins:
- a CDS encoding amidase yields the protein MSDKKTINAVTTPLALGDQGRDAPQVLIKECLGIAGLTTRCGSRGFKDAPPETEHSAIVAHLLAQGAAITGTVTMHELAFGVTGVNTFAGTALNPNWPDRIPGGSSSGSASAVAAGLCDFAVGTDTGGSVRQPACCCGVYGLKPTYGAIDRRGAIPRGSSLDVIGPFAASAEALTRAAAMMLPSFAPVKLDTPKLKQINVETDTDILAALEDALVGYDVPAISLPSFRASYEAGLTVINYELASEFGQLARSDASLGADVKARIQAALSVTPEALAEAETVRAVFTREVDAALEGVDALVLPTMPCVPPTLADATDPRALLPLTRLVRPFNLSGHPALTLPLTTKDGLPAGLQLVGRKGAEATLCAIAEHLSRALAARSMPEMLS from the coding sequence ATGTCTGATAAAAAGACGATAAACGCCGTGACCACCCCGCTTGCATTGGGGGATCAGGGTCGGGATGCGCCGCAGGTTCTGATCAAGGAATGTCTCGGGATTGCGGGGCTCACCACGCGCTGCGGATCGCGCGGGTTCAAGGATGCGCCGCCCGAGACGGAGCATTCCGCAATCGTCGCCCATCTGCTTGCGCAGGGTGCGGCCATCACCGGCACCGTCACGATGCACGAGCTGGCTTTCGGGGTAACAGGCGTGAACACCTTCGCAGGCACGGCCCTCAACCCGAACTGGCCCGACCGTATTCCGGGTGGCTCGTCCTCGGGGTCGGCCTCGGCCGTTGCGGCGGGGCTTTGCGATTTTGCCGTTGGCACAGATACGGGCGGCTCGGTGCGCCAACCGGCCTGTTGCTGTGGCGTTTACGGGCTCAAACCGACCTACGGCGCAATCGACCGGCGCGGCGCCATTCCGCGCGGTTCCTCGCTCGACGTGATCGGGCCGTTTGCCGCGAGTGCCGAAGCCCTGACCCGTGCGGCAGCAATGATGCTACCCAGTTTCGCACCCGTCAAACTCGATACCCCGAAGCTCAAGCAGATCAATGTTGAGACAGATACCGATATTCTGGCGGCGCTCGAGGATGCGCTCGTGGGTTATGACGTGCCGGCGATTTCCCTGCCAAGCTTCAGGGCGTCCTATGAGGCGGGTCTGACCGTCATCAATTATGAACTCGCATCCGAATTCGGGCAACTTGCGCGCTCGGATGCCTCGCTTGGGGCGGATGTGAAGGCACGCATCCAGGCGGCGCTTTCGGTGACGCCCGAGGCGCTGGCGGAAGCAGAAACGGTGCGGGCGGTCTTCACCCGCGAGGTCGATGCGGCGCTTGAGGGGGTGGATGCGCTCGTGCTGCCCACCATGCCCTGCGTGCCGCCAACCTTGGCCGACGCCACCGATCCGCGCGCGCTTTTGCCTCTGACCCGCCTTGTGCGCCCGTTCAACCTGTCCGGCCATCCGGCGCTGACCCTTCCGCTGACCACGAAAGACGGCCTGCCCGCAGGTCTGCAACTGGTGGGTCGCAAAGGAGCCGAGGCCACGCTCTGCGCCATTGCCGAACATCTGTCGCGGGCCCTGGCCGCCCGTTCCATGCCGGAGATGCTTTCATGA
- a CDS encoding gluconate 2-dehydrogenase subunit 3 family protein, which translates to MTQTSGPHVGRRGFMLGTAAIATAAALGYPFESVSAATVLDQAAPDLATYQPTFFTKDEFALLCAMVDRLIPGDGDGEKIGPGALEANVPVFLDMQVGGDYGQDWYLKGPFPKNPDPLMGYQMPYMPAEIYRKGLAMAAKAAQDAHGKAFAELTADEQDTFLTDLQKDKIDFLAQGEDYLTAGNFFSQLLSDTRNGYLADPMYGGNKGMGAWIMIGYPGARASFREWVTQHNVKYPLGPVSVKGMRA; encoded by the coding sequence ATGACACAGACTTCAGGCCCGCATGTCGGGCGGCGCGGGTTCATGCTGGGCACAGCAGCCATCGCCACAGCCGCGGCACTGGGCTATCCGTTCGAGAGCGTCAGCGCGGCCACCGTACTCGATCAGGCAGCTCCGGATCTCGCCACCTATCAGCCCACCTTCTTCACCAAGGACGAATTCGCGCTCCTTTGCGCCATGGTCGACCGCCTGATCCCGGGTGACGGCGATGGCGAGAAAATCGGCCCCGGCGCCCTCGAGGCCAATGTTCCCGTCTTCCTCGATATGCAGGTCGGTGGCGATTACGGTCAGGACTGGTATCTCAAGGGTCCTTTCCCCAAGAACCCCGATCCGCTGATGGGCTACCAGATGCCCTATATGCCCGCCGAGATCTACCGCAAGGGGCTCGCGATGGCCGCCAAGGCCGCACAGGACGCGCATGGCAAGGCCTTTGCCGAGCTGACCGCAGACGAGCAGGACACCTTCCTGACCGATCTGCAGAAGGACAAGATCGATTTCCTCGCACAGGGCGAGGATTACCTGACCGCTGGCAATTTCTTCAGCCAGCTGCTTTCCGATACCCGTAACGGCTATCTCGCCGATCCGATGTATGGCGGCAACAAGGGTATGGGGGCATGGATCATGATCGGCTACCCGGGCGCCCGCGCCAGCTTCCGCGAATGGGTCACCCAGCACAATGTCAAATACCCGCTGGGCCCTGTCAGCGTCAAAGGCATGCGCGCGTAA
- a CDS encoding GMC family oxidoreductase: MAIVNDEVDAVVVGLGWSGSIMAMELARAGLKVRALERGEDQSSEDFAYPKPADQYGYDKQYKIFAKPKSAAVTVRHTTDDNALPTRQWGSFCPGNGVGGAGLHWTAVMLRPTPTDLKLKTYADETYAPGQLQEDMQVQDFPVTWDEMEKHFDFFEKVCGQSGTTGNLNGEIQPGGDPFEGPRSNPYPLPALEDTLNCSMFREQATKMGYHPFSNPSANVSQAWTNPYGQNIAPCNYCGFCSKYPCLNYSKASPQTTILDALKLHKNFDYKTNAEVVRVDLHDDKKTAKGVTYVNENGEEVFQPAKMVFLCSFQFQNVRLMLLSGIGQPYNPMTGEGVVGRNYAFLSNGGVTMFFKDKEFNPFATAGATGVMFNDVSPRPGFEDGVKYGFLGGAKIHSSQSNGNPIGTALPKDVPGWGMGWKQGMRDWYGHSMKISITTTCMSYRGNYMDLDPTYTDHLGNPMARITFDWKENELKLQQYLKELCNNIAREMGPDISHDSFLKPDSHYDMRPYVSTHNVGGAVMGDDPKTSALNKYLQSWDVHNVFVPGGNAFPQNFQANPTDMIGALTYHAAETIVKDYIKNPGPLVQA; the protein is encoded by the coding sequence ATGGCTATTGTGAATGATGAAGTGGATGCCGTTGTCGTGGGTCTGGGCTGGAGCGGCTCGATCATGGCGATGGAACTGGCCCGTGCAGGCCTGAAAGTGCGCGCGCTCGAGCGGGGCGAGGACCAGTCGAGCGAGGACTTCGCCTATCCCAAACCCGCCGACCAATATGGCTACGACAAGCAGTATAAAATCTTTGCCAAACCGAAATCGGCAGCGGTCACGGTACGTCACACCACTGATGACAATGCACTTCCGACCCGCCAATGGGGGTCATTCTGCCCTGGCAATGGCGTAGGTGGGGCCGGTCTGCACTGGACGGCAGTGATGCTGCGTCCGACGCCCACAGACCTGAAACTGAAGACCTATGCCGATGAAACCTACGCGCCCGGCCAGCTGCAGGAAGACATGCAGGTGCAGGATTTCCCCGTGACCTGGGACGAGATGGAGAAGCATTTCGACTTCTTCGAGAAAGTCTGCGGCCAGTCCGGCACCACCGGCAACCTCAATGGCGAGATCCAGCCGGGCGGCGACCCCTTCGAGGGCCCGCGCTCGAACCCCTATCCGCTGCCGGCACTGGAAGACACGCTGAACTGCTCGATGTTCCGCGAACAGGCCACGAAGATGGGCTACCACCCCTTCTCGAACCCCTCGGCAAACGTATCGCAAGCCTGGACCAACCCCTATGGCCAGAACATCGCGCCATGCAACTATTGCGGGTTCTGCTCGAAATACCCCTGCCTGAACTATTCGAAAGCCTCGCCGCAGACGACCATTCTGGATGCGCTGAAGCTGCACAAAAACTTCGACTACAAGACCAATGCCGAAGTGGTCCGCGTCGATCTGCATGACGACAAAAAGACCGCCAAGGGCGTGACCTATGTCAACGAGAATGGCGAGGAGGTCTTCCAGCCTGCCAAGATGGTCTTCCTGTGCTCGTTCCAGTTCCAGAACGTGCGCCTGATGCTGCTGTCGGGTATCGGCCAGCCCTATAACCCGATGACGGGCGAGGGCGTCGTGGGCCGGAACTATGCCTTCCTGTCGAATGGCGGCGTGACCATGTTCTTCAAGGACAAGGAGTTCAACCCCTTCGCGACCGCCGGCGCGACCGGTGTGATGTTCAACGATGTCTCGCCGCGTCCGGGCTTCGAGGATGGCGTGAAATACGGCTTCCTGGGCGGCGCGAAGATCCACTCCTCGCAATCGAACGGCAACCCGATCGGCACCGCCCTTCCCAAGGACGTGCCCGGCTGGGGCATGGGCTGGAAACAGGGTATGCGCGACTGGTATGGCCATTCGATGAAGATCTCGATCACCACGACCTGCATGTCCTATCGCGGCAACTACATGGATCTGGATCCGACCTATACCGACCATCTGGGCAATCCGATGGCGCGGATCACCTTCGACTGGAAAGAGAACGAGCTGAAGCTGCAGCAGTATCTCAAGGAGCTATGCAACAATATCGCCCGCGAAATGGGCCCCGATATCAGCCATGACAGCTTCCTCAAGCCCGACAGCCATTACGACATGCGCCCCTATGTCTCGACCCATAATGTGGGCGGTGCGGTGATGGGCGATGATCCCAAGACCTCGGCGCTCAACAAGTATCTGCAAAGCTGGGATGTGCATAACGTCTTCGTGCCGGGCGGCAATGCCTTCCCGCAGAACTTCCAGGCAAACCCGACCGATATGATCGGCGCGCTGACCTACCACGCGGCCGAAACCATCGTAAAGGACTACATCAAGAACCCCGGCCCGCTGGTCCAGGCATAA
- a CDS encoding TRAP transporter small permease subunit, with protein sequence MIQFIDRFCATIGKIGAFFLPLLIVTILVNVTLRYVFSMGMIELEELQWHLNAVAVLLSLAWAYQCEDHVRVDMFHAKMSPRRQALVEVLGLIFLFFPFIGLVAWNAWTIFSYSWALKEGSPMPSGLPARYIIKGIMGFGLSLLLLQGIGLFLKAATRLFGPNRRAA encoded by the coding sequence ATGATCCAATTCATCGACCGTTTCTGCGCCACGATCGGCAAGATAGGCGCCTTCTTCCTGCCGCTCCTGATCGTGACGATCCTCGTCAATGTCACCCTGCGTTATGTGTTTTCCATGGGCATGATCGAGCTCGAGGAATTGCAATGGCATCTCAATGCCGTAGCCGTCCTGCTGAGCCTCGCTTGGGCCTATCAATGCGAGGATCATGTGCGGGTGGACATGTTCCATGCCAAAATGTCGCCGCGCCGCCAGGCACTGGTGGAGGTGCTCGGGCTGATCTTCCTCTTCTTTCCCTTCATCGGGCTCGTCGCATGGAATGCGTGGACGATCTTCTCCTATTCATGGGCCCTGAAGGAAGGCTCGCCCATGCCTTCGGGTCTCCCTGCGCGCTATATCATCAAGGGGATCATGGGCTTCGGGCTGAGCCTGCTGCTTTTGCAAGGCATCGGGCTTTTCCTGAAAGCCGCCACACGGCTCTTCGGCCCTAACCGGAGGGCCGCATGA
- a CDS encoding TRAP transporter substrate-binding protein codes for MFLRFPPFVTAALGALILTASLQPAAAKEAKLDLQSAWTLTLPASGQNAQHFTDEINAISGGQVSVKLYDAGKLVPPLQIFDAVQQGTLDMGYTSPLYVAGRFPAVQLFGGVPFGPDAQDYIGWIYNGGGLEIWREIYAKQGVVTVPCGVMDAEAGGWYTFPIESVESLKGKKIRFAGLAGEIMKKMGASVVLLAGGDIYPNLERHVIDGTEFSMPAIDEAMGFEKVAKYYYLPGWHQPAAINELIINKAKWDSMDDAQRGLIETTCRETNIWSLTSTAQANAAAVKKFEAAGTEIRTFPPEVLAAFKQATDEVMAAQSEQDPDFERTWNSLQAYRASVQDWTEHKE; via the coding sequence ATGTTTCTCCGCTTTCCGCCCTTCGTGACCGCAGCGCTCGGCGCTCTGATCCTGACCGCCAGCCTTCAGCCCGCCGCCGCCAAGGAGGCCAAACTGGACCTCCAATCGGCATGGACGCTGACCCTGCCCGCCTCCGGCCAGAACGCCCAGCACTTCACCGACGAGATCAACGCCATTTCCGGCGGTCAGGTCTCGGTCAAACTCTATGACGCGGGCAAGCTGGTCCCGCCGCTGCAGATTTTCGATGCCGTCCAGCAGGGTACGCTCGATATGGGATATACCTCGCCGCTCTATGTGGCGGGCCGCTTCCCTGCCGTGCAGCTGTTCGGCGGCGTGCCCTTCGGGCCGGATGCGCAGGATTATATCGGCTGGATCTACAATGGCGGCGGGCTCGAAATCTGGCGCGAGATCTATGCCAAACAGGGCGTGGTCACCGTGCCTTGTGGTGTCATGGATGCCGAAGCCGGGGGCTGGTATACCTTCCCGATCGAAAGCGTCGAAAGCCTGAAAGGCAAGAAAATCCGCTTCGCAGGTCTTGCAGGCGAAATCATGAAGAAGATGGGCGCTTCGGTTGTGCTGCTGGCGGGGGGCGATATCTATCCCAATCTCGAACGCCATGTGATCGATGGCACCGAATTCTCGATGCCCGCCATCGACGAGGCCATGGGCTTCGAGAAAGTCGCCAAATACTACTATCTGCCCGGCTGGCACCAGCCCGCCGCGATCAACGAGCTGATCATCAACAAGGCCAAATGGGACAGCATGGATGATGCCCAACGCGGGCTGATCGAGACCACCTGCCGCGAAACCAATATCTGGTCGCTGACCTCCACCGCGCAGGCCAATGCCGCAGCCGTCAAGAAATTCGAGGCCGCCGGCACCGAGATCCGCACCTTCCCGCCGGAAGTTCTGGCCGCCTTCAAACAGGCGACAGACGAGGTGATGGCCGCGCAATCCGAACAGGATCCCGACTTCGAGCGCACATGGAACTCGCTGCAGGCCTATCGGGCCTCGGTGCAGGACTGGACCGAGCATAAGGAATAA
- a CDS encoding TRAP transporter large permease subunit, which translates to MDALFIFVFFATFLCILFSGFPVAFVLGGVGVLFAALGTVIAPLDIADVAELRMIGFVANRVFDTVSSYSLIPMSMFIFMGFMLDRSGIAERLLKSMRAALGPAPGGLAIAVVVIGVVLAASTGIIGASVVLLATIAVPTMFEAGYSRRVSLGTVGATGCLGILIPPSIMLVVMGDQLRIPVGDLFMGAILPGAALALAFVLFIVVTALLVPGTMPRYQRSGAALPVTVLLREFAGALLAPLALVLAVLGSIIAGIASPTEASGIGAAGATLLAAMNRKLGWQDFREVCYQSARTTAFLYMLIFGAACFSVVLRGYGGDDVVAEALQALPLGPHGMLAFVIFVVFLLGFFLDWMEIVLIVAPLVMPVLTGFGYDPVWLAILLALVLQTSFLTPPVGMALFYLRSAVPGATIGEIYRGVIPFVLLQLATLAIVAAFPSLVLWLPSLQN; encoded by the coding sequence ATGGATGCGCTTTTCATCTTCGTCTTTTTCGCCACCTTCCTGTGTATCCTGTTCTCGGGCTTCCCCGTGGCCTTCGTGCTGGGGGGAGTGGGGGTGCTCTTTGCGGCCCTCGGCACGGTGATCGCCCCGCTCGACATCGCCGATGTGGCCGAGTTGCGGATGATCGGCTTTGTGGCCAACCGCGTCTTCGATACGGTCTCGAGCTATTCCCTGATCCCGATGTCGATGTTCATCTTCATGGGCTTCATGCTGGACCGTTCGGGCATTGCCGAGCGGCTCCTCAAGTCGATGCGGGCGGCTTTGGGTCCGGCACCGGGCGGACTGGCGATTGCCGTTGTGGTGATCGGGGTGGTGCTCGCGGCCTCGACCGGCATCATCGGTGCCTCCGTGGTTTTGCTCGCCACGATCGCCGTTCCCACCATGTTCGAGGCGGGCTATTCCCGCCGCGTGAGCCTCGGCACGGTAGGGGCAACAGGATGCCTTGGCATCCTGATCCCGCCCTCGATCATGCTGGTGGTGATGGGCGACCAGCTCCGCATTCCGGTGGGGGATCTCTTTATGGGGGCAATCCTTCCGGGAGCAGCTCTGGCACTGGCTTTCGTGCTCTTTATCGTGGTTACCGCCCTTCTGGTGCCCGGGACCATGCCCAGATACCAGCGCAGCGGTGCCGCCTTGCCCGTCACGGTGCTTCTGCGCGAATTTGCGGGCGCCCTGCTCGCCCCTCTGGCACTGGTGCTCGCGGTACTGGGCTCGATCATCGCGGGCATCGCCTCGCCTACCGAGGCCTCGGGGATCGGCGCAGCAGGCGCGACACTGCTGGCCGCGATGAACCGCAAGCTCGGCTGGCAGGACTTCCGCGAGGTCTGCTACCAGAGTGCCCGCACCACCGCCTTCCTCTATATGCTGATCTTCGGGGCGGCCTGTTTCTCGGTCGTGTTGCGCGGCTATGGCGGGGATGATGTGGTGGCAGAGGCGCTGCAGGCGCTGCCGCTCGGCCCGCACGGGATGCTGGCCTTCGTCATCTTTGTGGTCTTCCTATTGGGGTTCTTCCTCGACTGGATGGAGATCGTGCTGATCGTGGCCCCGTTGGTGATGCCAGTGTTGACCGGTTTCGGCTATGATCCGGTCTGGCTCGCGATCCTTCTGGCACTGGTGCTGCAGACCTCGTTCCTGACGCCTCCCGTGGGCATGGCGCTATTCTATCTACGCTCGGCCGTGCCGGGGGCAACCATCGGCGAGATCTATCGCGGGGTCATTCCCTTCGTGCTGTTACAGTTGGCGACACTGGCGATTGTGGCCGCCTTCCCCTCATTGGTGCTTTGGTTGCCATCACTCCAGAACTAG
- a CDS encoding cytochrome c produces MKLVMMSAALSLGAGMAMAQDADLVKQGAYVARLGDCMACHTAPGGAPYAGGLPIKSDLGTIYATNITPDKEAGIGSYSEEDFAKAVRKGVTPDGTHLYPAMPYPSYAKMTDADIKALYAYIMQDVEPVAEKAPETHLGFPFNQRWGMALWNLAFSESVGFTPDPKLSDAENRGKYIVEGAGHCGSCHTPRGIGMQEKAYDNGSDDYLAGGDLNGWSVPSLRADADSGMGVAGWTDQEIVDYLAMGRNDKAAVGGEMTSVIEHSTSHMTDDDLASVAAYLKTMAPSGDLVSLKPAADAQATIDTLTAAKDLTNGERVYIDNCGACHFVTGKGGKDIFPELDGASIVNAPSATGLVHTILAGAKTPSVEKAPSVNLMPGFASRLSDQDVADLATFLRGAWTNNAGKVSTSDVASVRATLAQD; encoded by the coding sequence ATGAAACTCGTAATGATGTCCGCTGCCCTATCGCTGGGCGCAGGGATGGCCATGGCGCAGGATGCCGATCTGGTCAAACAGGGCGCCTATGTCGCGCGGCTGGGCGATTGCATGGCCTGCCATACCGCACCGGGCGGCGCGCCCTATGCCGGTGGCCTGCCGATCAAGAGCGATCTGGGCACGATCTACGCCACTAATATCACCCCCGACAAAGAGGCCGGTATCGGCAGCTATTCGGAGGAGGATTTCGCCAAGGCCGTCCGCAAAGGTGTCACCCCCGACGGGACGCATCTCTATCCGGCGATGCCCTACCCCTCCTATGCCAAGATGACGGATGCCGATATCAAGGCGCTCTACGCCTATATCATGCAGGATGTAGAACCGGTGGCCGAGAAAGCCCCGGAAACGCATCTGGGCTTCCCGTTCAACCAGCGTTGGGGAATGGCCCTGTGGAACCTCGCCTTCAGCGAAAGCGTGGGCTTCACACCCGATCCCAAGCTCTCGGATGCCGAGAACCGCGGGAAATATATTGTCGAAGGTGCAGGCCACTGCGGCAGCTGCCATACCCCGCGCGGGATCGGCATGCAGGAGAAAGCCTATGATAACGGCAGCGACGACTATCTCGCTGGCGGCGATCTGAACGGCTGGAGCGTGCCCTCGCTGCGCGCCGACGCAGACAGTGGCATGGGTGTCGCAGGCTGGACCGATCAGGAGATCGTCGACTATCTGGCCATGGGTCGCAATGACAAGGCGGCGGTGGGCGGCGAGATGACCTCGGTCATCGAGCACAGCACGAGCCACATGACCGATGACGATCTGGCTTCGGTCGCGGCCTATCTCAAGACCATGGCGCCCTCGGGTGATCTGGTCTCGTTGAAGCCTGCAGCCGATGCCCAAGCCACGATCGACACCCTGACGGCGGCCAAGGATCTGACCAATGGCGAGCGCGTCTATATCGACAATTGCGGTGCGTGCCACTTCGTCACCGGCAAGGGCGGCAAGGACATCTTCCCCGAGCTGGATGGCGCGAGCATCGTCAACGCGCCGAGCGCGACAGGTCTTGTGCATACCATCCTCGCCGGCGCTAAAACGCCCTCGGTCGAGAAGGCGCCTTCGGTCAATCTGATGCCGGGCTTTGCCAGCCGTCTGAGCGATCAGGATGTTGCGGATCTCGCAACCTTCCTGCGCGGCGCATGGACGAACAATGCCGGCAAGGTCAGCACGTCGGATGTGGCGTCGGTCCGCGCGACCCTGGCCCAGGACTGA